A genomic window from Polaribacter gangjinensis includes:
- a CDS encoding glycosyltransferase family 2 protein, producing the protein MKIAIVILNWNGKKLLETFLPSIVNFSSEKAEIFVADNASTDDSISYVKKHFPSVNIIENAVNGGYAKGYNDALQAIEADIYCLINSDVEVTKNWLAPVIEVFEKEKNVAIIQPKILDYKEKSSFEYAGAGGGFIDFFGYPYCRGRVFNSLEKDTQQFDDTAEIFWASGACFFIRSKVFRDLNGFDEDYFAHQEEIDLCWRTQNLGFDIKYVGTSTVFHIGGATLQETNPHKTYLNFRNSLLNVVKNVPKRWFLIVVLSRLILDGIAGIKFLLELRPIHTFAILKAHLSFYKNLPLFLKKRRKIIKKQTYFIHISIVWQYFVLGKKRFQDLD; encoded by the coding sequence GTGAAAATAGCGATCGTCATATTAAATTGGAATGGTAAAAAACTGTTGGAAACATTTCTTCCTTCCATTGTGAATTTTAGTTCAGAAAAAGCTGAAATATTTGTTGCAGACAATGCTTCAACGGATGATTCTATTTCTTACGTCAAAAAACATTTTCCGTCTGTAAATATCATTGAAAATGCCGTAAATGGAGGTTATGCAAAAGGGTATAATGATGCTTTGCAAGCTATTGAAGCCGATATTTATTGCTTGATAAATTCGGATGTTGAAGTTACAAAAAATTGGTTAGCACCAGTAATTGAAGTTTTTGAAAAAGAGAAAAATGTAGCCATCATTCAACCAAAAATTTTAGATTATAAAGAAAAATCTAGCTTTGAATATGCAGGAGCTGGAGGTGGATTTATTGATTTTTTTGGATATCCATACTGTAGAGGACGTGTTTTTAATTCACTAGAAAAAGACACACAACAGTTTGATGATACTGCTGAAATTTTTTGGGCTTCAGGCGCTTGTTTTTTTATTCGTTCAAAAGTTTTTCGCGATCTTAATGGTTTTGATGAAGATTATTTTGCACATCAAGAAGAAATCGACTTGTGTTGGAGAACTCAAAATTTAGGTTTTGACATCAAATATGTTGGGACATCTACTGTTTTTCATATTGGTGGTGCAACTTTGCAAGAAACAAATCCGCATAAAACCTATTTGAATTTTAGAAATAGTCTGTTAAATGTCGTTAAAAATGTACCCAAAAGATGGTTTTTAATTGTTGTTCTTTCAAGGTTGATTTTAGACGGAATTGCAGGAATCAAATTTTTACTAGAATTAAGACCCATTCACACATTTGCCATTTTAAAAGCGCATCTCAGTTTTTATAAAAACCTACCATTATTCCTTAAAAAAAGACGGAAAATTATCAAAAAACAAACTTATTTTATCCACATTAGTATTGTTTGGCAATATTTTGTGTTGGGAAAAAAGAGGTTTCAAGATTTGGATTAA
- a CDS encoding type I restriction enzyme HsdR N-terminal domain-containing protein: MQKLNLPSYSFNFKNTKNKTLIFDKFRKKYVVLTPEEWVRQHVAHFLHEEKKYPISLISIEKQLLINNLKKRTDIIIFNAFGNPEIMVECKAPTIKITQKTFDQIARYNLKIKANYLFVTNGLDHFYCQMDFENETYIFLKELPDFIKKTL, encoded by the coding sequence ATGCAAAAACTCAATCTTCCATCCTATTCGTTCAATTTCAAAAATACGAAAAACAAGACGCTTATTTTTGATAAATTCCGAAAAAAATATGTGGTATTAACTCCCGAAGAATGGGTTCGTCAACATGTTGCTCATTTTTTACATGAAGAGAAAAAATACCCAATTTCATTGATTTCTATTGAAAAACAGTTACTTATCAATAATTTAAAAAAACGAACTGACATTATTATTTTCAATGCTTTTGGAAATCCTGAAATCATGGTGGAATGCAAAGCACCTACAATAAAAATTACACAAAAAACTTTTGATCAAATTGCACGATATAATTTAAAAATAAAAGCAAATTATCTCTTTGTAACCAATGGTTTAGACCATTTTTATTGTCAGATGGATTTTGAAAATGAAACTTATATTTTCTTGAAAGAACTTCCTGATTTTATTAAGAAAACTTTATAA
- a CDS encoding L-threonylcarbamoyladenylate synthase produces the protein MAEFIKLYNENPNQRQIDKVVKILKSGGLIIYPTDTVYGLGCDITNIKALERIAQIKGVKLEKANFSFVCNDLSHLSDYIKQIDTPTFKILKRALPGPYTFILPGSNNLPKVFKKKETVGIRIPDNNIARTIVENLGNPIVSSSIRDDDDILEYTTDPELIFEKWQHLVDVVIDGGYGDNYASTIIDLTTSEPTVIREGKGSLDIL, from the coding sequence ATGGCAGAATTCATCAAATTATACAACGAAAATCCGAATCAAAGGCAAATTGATAAGGTTGTTAAAATATTGAAAAGTGGAGGATTAATCATCTATCCAACAGATACTGTCTATGGTTTGGGATGTGATATTACCAATATCAAAGCACTTGAAAGAATTGCTCAGATTAAAGGAGTAAAACTTGAAAAAGCAAATTTTTCTTTTGTTTGTAATGATTTGAGTCATTTATCAGATTATATAAAACAAATTGATACTCCTACTTTTAAAATCTTAAAACGTGCCTTACCAGGACCATACACGTTTATTTTACCAGGAAGTAACAATTTACCAAAAGTTTTTAAGAAAAAAGAAACTGTCGGAATTCGTATTCCTGATAACAATATAGCAAGAACGATTGTGGAAAATCTTGGAAATCCAATAGTATCTTCATCAATCAGAGATGATGATGATATTTTAGAATATACTACAGATCCAGAATTGATTTTTGAAAAATGGCAACATTTGGTTGATGTTGTGATTGATGGAGGTTATGGAGATAATTATGCCTCTACAATTATTGATTTGACTACTTCTGAACCCACAGTAATCAGGGAAGGGAAAGGGAGTTTGGATATCTTATAA
- a CDS encoding ABC transporter ATP-binding protein, whose amino-acid sequence MKALQHLNKYLAKYKWRILIGLLITVLSKILALKIPQIIRQSLNVVEEYQQGKITDLVLVKKELLWNIFIIIGVALLSGFFTYLMRQTIIVTSRLIEFDLKNEIYQQYQRLSLNFYKKNRTGDLMNRISEDVSKVRMYVGPAIMYTMNMLVLFIVGFAQMLKVDVKLTLYTLIPFPFLAISIYFLSTIINKRSTIVQQYLSKLTTFTQEYFSGINVVKSYGIEKSIIKDFDAIADESKEKNIDLQFANALFFPLMVLLIGISNIIVIYVGGNLYVENKIQIGVVVEFLLYVNILTWPVAVVGWVTSMVQEAEASQARINEFLEEVPEIENYSNESLEIEGKVTFKDVTFTYEDTNITALKNINFTVNSGETLAILGNTGSGKSTIIELISRLYDVTEGLILLDDKPIKELNLNEVRNQIGFVPQDPFLFSDTIENNIKFGKQDATEEEIMEAAKNAVVHENIIDFANGYKTILGERGVTLSGGQKQRVSIARAIIKNPKILIFDDCLSAVDTETEERILANLEKISKSKTTFIISHRVSSAKNADKIIVLEEGKIIQQGTHNQLITENGYYKNLYEQQLLEKEI is encoded by the coding sequence TTGAAAGCACTACAACATTTAAACAAATATTTAGCGAAATATAAATGGCGAATTTTAATTGGATTGTTAATTACAGTTCTCTCCAAAATTTTAGCGCTTAAAATCCCTCAAATTATCAGACAATCATTGAATGTTGTTGAAGAATATCAACAAGGAAAAATAACTGATTTAGTTCTTGTAAAAAAAGAATTATTGTGGAATATTTTTATCATTATCGGAGTTGCTTTATTAAGTGGATTTTTCACCTATTTAATGAGACAAACTATCATTGTTACATCAAGATTGATAGAATTTGATTTAAAAAACGAAATTTATCAACAATATCAACGACTTTCCCTGAATTTTTATAAGAAAAATAGAACTGGTGATTTGATGAATAGAATCAGTGAAGACGTTTCAAAAGTGCGCATGTACGTAGGTCCTGCTATCATGTACACCATGAATATGTTGGTTCTTTTTATTGTTGGTTTTGCACAAATGCTAAAAGTAGATGTAAAATTAACGTTATACACTTTGATTCCTTTTCCTTTTTTAGCAATTTCTATTTATTTTTTAAGTACCATTATCAATAAACGGAGTACAATAGTTCAGCAATATCTTTCAAAATTAACCACGTTTACACAAGAATATTTCTCAGGAATAAATGTTGTAAAATCATACGGAATTGAAAAATCTATTATCAAAGATTTTGATGCAATTGCTGATGAAAGCAAAGAAAAAAACATTGATTTACAATTTGCAAATGCGCTATTTTTTCCTTTAATGGTGCTGTTAATTGGCATTAGTAATATCATTGTAATTTATGTAGGAGGAAATTTATATGTCGAAAATAAAATTCAAATTGGGGTTGTTGTTGAGTTTTTATTGTACGTAAATATTTTAACTTGGCCTGTAGCAGTTGTTGGTTGGGTTACATCTATGGTGCAAGAAGCAGAAGCCTCTCAAGCAAGAATTAATGAGTTTTTAGAGGAAGTTCCTGAAATTGAAAACTACAGCAATGAATCCTTAGAAATTGAAGGAAAAGTTACTTTTAAAGACGTTACTTTTACGTATGAAGACACCAATATTACAGCTTTAAAAAACATCAATTTCACAGTAAATTCAGGTGAAACTTTAGCGATTTTAGGAAATACAGGTTCAGGAAAATCGACGATTATTGAATTAATTTCACGATTGTATGATGTTACTGAAGGATTGATTTTATTAGATGACAAACCTATTAAAGAACTGAATTTGAATGAGGTAAGAAATCAAATTGGTTTTGTACCTCAAGATCCATTTTTGTTTTCAGATACTATTGAAAACAATATCAAATTTGGCAAACAAGATGCCACTGAAGAAGAAATTATGGAAGCTGCAAAAAATGCAGTAGTTCATGAAAATATCATCGATTTTGCAAACGGATATAAAACTATTTTGGGCGAACGTGGTGTAACGTTATCTGGAGGACAAAAACAACGAGTTTCCATTGCAAGAGCCATTATTAAAAATCCAAAAATTTTGATTTTTGACGATTGTTTATCGGCAGTTGATACAGAAACTGAAGAGCGAATTTTAGCGAATTTGGAAAAAATATCAAAAAGTAAAACCACATTTATAATCAGTCATAGAGTGTCATCAGCAAAAAATGCTGATAAAATTATTGTTTTAGAAGAAGGTAAAATTATACAACAAGGAACTCACAATCAATTGATAACCGAAAATGGCTATTATAAAAACTTGTACGAACAACAACTTTTAGAAAAAGAAATATAA
- a CDS encoding DUF1573 domain-containing protein: protein MRKTAILAIFFSALFVTVSCTTSDAKAKINEENLEEAKSRDNEIQKGAATIAFDKVEYDFGTVNEGEIVETTFKVTNAGKTDLIITNAQASCGCTVPTWPKEPIKPGDSADIEVSFNTSGKPNRQNKTITLTTNTESGREILTLKGSVIPKTN from the coding sequence ATGAGAAAAACAGCCATTTTAGCAATCTTTTTTAGTGCATTATTTGTAACAGTTTCTTGCACAACTAGCGACGCAAAAGCAAAAATAAATGAAGAAAATTTAGAAGAAGCAAAATCAAGAGACAACGAAATTCAAAAAGGAGCAGCAACAATTGCTTTTGATAAAGTTGAGTATGATTTTGGTACGGTAAATGAAGGCGAAATTGTAGAGACAACTTTTAAAGTAACCAATGCTGGTAAAACAGATTTAATCATTACTAATGCTCAAGCATCTTGTGGATGTACAGTGCCAACTTGGCCAAAAGAACCAATAAAACCAGGAGATTCAGCAGACATTGAAGTTTCATTCAACACTTCTGGTAAACCAAACAGACAAAATAAAACCATTACCTTAACAACCAATACTGAATCAGGAAGAGAAATTTTAACTTTGAAAGGTTCTGTAATTCCAAAAACAAACTAA
- the yajC gene encoding preprotein translocase subunit YajC, which produces MFSIIFLQAGGGLASMLPFLAMILVLYFFMIRPQMNRQKKEKVFQAGIKRGARVVTSSGIHGKIADIHESDNTVTIETAAGKIKFERSAISMELSKKYNNSDAS; this is translated from the coding sequence ATGTTTTCAATTATTTTTTTACAAGCAGGAGGAGGTTTAGCAAGTATGCTACCTTTCTTAGCAATGATTTTAGTATTGTATTTCTTTATGATACGTCCGCAGATGAATCGTCAAAAGAAAGAAAAAGTTTTTCAAGCGGGTATTAAAAGAGGTGCAAGGGTAGTAACTTCTAGTGGAATTCACGGAAAAATTGCTGATATTCACGAATCTGACAATACAGTAACTATTGAAACAGCTGCAGGAAAAATCAAGTTTGAGCGATCTGCAATTTCAATGGAATTGAGCAAAAAATACAACAACTCAGACGCAAGTTAG
- the nusB gene encoding transcription antitermination factor NusB, whose amino-acid sequence MINRRHIRVKVMQSIYAMQQSQSDDLVKEEKFLKLSILKMFDLYVLNLLLIIEVQKLAAKKIALSKKKILATKEDLKPNTKFLNNKLINTIKESVSLISYCEINKLKNWEVDDEYVKIIYEELLNSKIYKNYLDTVEDSFNVDRAFVIDFFREIIAPNEKLAEYFEDKMITWVDDIPFVNTWVLKSLSKSKNNDNFLLGSLYKDKDDEEYVSKLFTKTILKLSEYEKEISERTPNWETDRIADIDMILIKMAITEFLNFPSIPVKVTINEYIEISKDYSTEKSSYFINGVLDKISKEFEKNKKIVKIGRGLL is encoded by the coding sequence ATGATAAACAGAAGACATATTCGAGTTAAAGTAATGCAATCTATTTATGCTATGCAACAATCTCAAAGCGATGATCTCGTGAAAGAGGAAAAATTTTTAAAGCTTAGCATTCTTAAAATGTTTGATTTGTACGTTCTTAATCTTTTACTAATTATTGAAGTACAGAAACTTGCAGCAAAAAAAATTGCGCTTTCTAAAAAGAAAATTCTTGCTACAAAAGAAGATTTAAAACCCAATACCAAATTTTTAAACAACAAATTAATCAACACAATAAAAGAAAGTGTTAGTTTGATTAGTTATTGTGAAATCAATAAATTAAAAAATTGGGAGGTTGACGATGAATATGTAAAAATAATTTACGAGGAATTGCTAAACAGCAAGATTTATAAAAATTATTTAGATACTGTTGAAGATTCTTTCAATGTAGATCGTGCTTTTGTAATTGATTTTTTTAGAGAAATCATTGCTCCTAATGAAAAATTAGCTGAGTATTTTGAAGATAAAATGATAACTTGGGTAGATGATATTCCGTTTGTAAATACTTGGGTTTTAAAGTCATTGAGCAAATCTAAAAATAATGATAATTTTTTATTAGGTAGTCTTTACAAAGACAAAGATGATGAAGAGTATGTTTCGAAATTGTTTACAAAAACAATTTTAAAATTGAGTGAGTATGAAAAAGAAATTTCAGAAAGGACTCCCAATTGGGAAACTGATAGAATCGCAGATATTGACATGATTTTAATTAAAATGGCAATCACTGAATTTTTAAATTTTCCGTCAATTCCTGTAAAAGTTACCATCAATGAATATATTGAAATTTCAAAAGATTATTCAACTGAAAAAAGTAGTTATTTTATCAATGGTGTGTTAGATAAAATTTCGAAAGAGTTCGAAAAGAACAAAAAAATAGTTAAAATAGGAAGAGGATTATTATAA
- the coaE gene encoding dephospho-CoA kinase (Dephospho-CoA kinase (CoaE) performs the final step in coenzyme A biosynthesis.): MMIVGLTGGIGSGKSTVAKLFAKYPNTAIYIADEEAKKLMNSSKIIAEKLIFEFGNETYQKGKLQRDFLAKIVFQNPEKLAKLNAIVHPEVRKHFQDFIKINQDKSLVFYENAILFESKSNLICDVIITVFATLSVRVERVMQRDHCTEEAVMNRINNQMSEEAKMLQSNYIINNDTLLHTQNQVKNIHNILTEKRITI; the protein is encoded by the coding sequence ATGATGATTGTTGGTTTAACAGGTGGCATTGGAAGTGGAAAATCTACAGTTGCAAAACTTTTTGCAAAATACCCAAATACAGCAATTTATATTGCTGACGAAGAAGCAAAAAAGTTGATGAATTCATCTAAAATAATTGCTGAAAAATTAATTTTTGAATTTGGAAATGAAACGTATCAAAAAGGGAAATTACAAAGAGATTTTTTAGCAAAAATTGTATTTCAAAATCCCGAAAAATTAGCAAAACTTAACGCAATAGTACATCCTGAAGTTCGAAAACATTTCCAAGATTTTATAAAAATAAATCAAGATAAATCGTTGGTTTTTTACGAGAACGCCATTTTATTTGAAAGTAAAAGCAATCTAATTTGCGATGTAATAATTACGGTTTTTGCAACTTTATCAGTTCGAGTTGAGCGAGTTATGCAAAGAGATCATTGTACTGAAGAAGCTGTCATGAATAGAATTAATAATCAGATGAGTGAAGAAGCAAAAATGCTACAATCTAATTATATCATTAACAATGACACTCTATTACATACCCAAAATCAAGTAAAAAATATTCATAATATTTTAACAGAAAAAAGGATTACTATTTGA
- a CDS encoding PUR family DNA/RNA-binding protein: MAERVEQEEIFSQVLRAGRRTYFFDVRSTKADDYYLTITESKKFTHDDGSFHYQKHKIYLYKEDFNDFQEMLTKATDYILNEKGDEVISERHQKDFKKEDEEENENEEIKSSSSFTDISFDDI, from the coding sequence ATGGCAGAGAGAGTTGAACAGGAAGAAATTTTTTCACAGGTTTTAAGAGCAGGAAGAAGAACATATTTTTTTGATGTAAGATCTACAAAAGCAGATGATTATTACTTAACAATCACTGAAAGTAAAAAATTTACACACGATGATGGTTCTTTTCATTATCAAAAGCACAAAATTTATCTTTACAAAGAAGATTTCAATGATTTTCAAGAAATGCTAACAAAAGCAACAGATTATATTTTGAATGAAAAAGGTGATGAAGTAATTAGTGAGCGTCATCAAAAAGACTTTAAAAAGGAAGATGAAGAAGAAAATGAAAACGAAGAAATAAAATCTTCAAGTAGTTTTACTGATATTTCATTTGACGATATTTAA
- a CDS encoding sensor histidine kinase, which produces MFIFIVVLMSISLIGIIAVQLYWINNAVESRKEQFRNDVQKSLGRVAERINEKEERLIEIQIQDILEHKTLADNAQIKNYLFQQIDTANNTKITFGTTVLEENFEIPLDFLDDEKIIFTRVTGKKDFFQSKFIKSQDNLFNAEDVERFSFLGRMKSLEKSQFAQIMKDFKRVNPLNKRVSNRELNATIKEELIKNNIHLDFKYGVYTNEGLATKLKSGYYTININESYEYPLLYDSENKPEYNLFVTFPSKNEHILSGISSILLLSVFFIFVIIIAFSSSLYQLIKQKKISEIKTDFINNMTHEFKTPIATINLALDSIKNPKIIGDSEKVLQYVKMIRDENKRMHSQVENVLRISRLEKNQLTISKDTVDVHDIIEDAINHVSLLIDDRGGSITKHFEAISSEISGNEFHLLNVVVNMLENAIKYSADAPKIDIYTESTNKFFIFKIKDEGIGMGKAAQKMAFDKFYREQKGNIHDVKGHGLGLAYVKEIVEKHHGTVFVESEKGKGSIFTVKLPLN; this is translated from the coding sequence ATGTTTATTTTCATTGTTGTTTTGATGAGCATTTCCTTAATAGGAATTATTGCTGTTCAACTCTATTGGATAAATAATGCTGTTGAAAGTAGAAAAGAACAGTTTAGAAATGATGTTCAAAAATCTTTAGGACGTGTTGCAGAGAGAATCAATGAAAAGGAAGAAAGGCTTATTGAAATTCAGATTCAGGATATTTTAGAGCATAAAACACTTGCTGACAACGCACAAATTAAAAACTACCTTTTTCAGCAAATTGACACTGCAAATAATACCAAAATAACTTTTGGAACAACAGTTTTAGAGGAAAACTTTGAAATTCCCTTAGATTTTTTAGACGACGAAAAAATAATTTTTACTAGAGTAACTGGAAAAAAAGATTTTTTTCAAAGTAAATTTATAAAAAGTCAAGACAATCTTTTCAATGCTGAAGATGTTGAACGTTTTTCTTTTTTGGGCAGAATGAAAAGCCTTGAGAAAAGTCAGTTTGCTCAAATCATGAAAGATTTTAAAAGAGTAAATCCTCTAAATAAAAGAGTTAGTAATAGAGAACTGAATGCAACTATAAAAGAAGAGCTAATAAAAAATAATATCCATTTAGATTTTAAATACGGTGTTTATACCAATGAAGGATTAGCAACTAAATTAAAATCAGGGTATTACACAATTAATATCAACGAAAGTTACGAATATCCGCTTTTGTATGATTCAGAAAATAAACCTGAATACAATTTATTTGTCACTTTTCCATCAAAAAATGAACATATTTTATCCGGAATTTCATCTATTTTATTGTTGTCTGTATTTTTCATTTTTGTCATTATAATCGCTTTTTCAAGTTCACTGTATCAACTAATCAAGCAGAAAAAAATATCAGAAATCAAAACTGATTTCATCAATAATATGACTCATGAATTTAAAACACCTATTGCGACTATCAATTTGGCTTTAGATTCTATAAAAAATCCAAAAATTATCGGAGATAGTGAAAAAGTATTGCAATATGTAAAAATGATTCGCGATGAAAATAAGCGAATGCATTCGCAGGTTGAAAATGTATTACGAATATCTAGATTAGAAAAAAATCAATTAACAATCAGTAAGGATACTGTTGATGTTCACGACATTATCGAAGACGCAATCAATCATGTAAGTTTATTGATTGATGATAGAGGAGGAAGTATTACAAAACATTTTGAGGCAATTTCATCAGAAATATCGGGGAACGAATTTCATTTGTTGAATGTTGTTGTAAACATGTTAGAAAACGCAATTAAATATTCAGCTGACGCTCCAAAAATTGATATTTATACAGAAAGCACCAATAAATTTTTCATTTTTAAAATAAAAGATGAAGGAATTGGAATGGGTAAAGCAGCTCAAAAAATGGCTTTTGATAAGTTTTATAGAGAGCAAAAAGGAAACATACATGATGTAAAAGGCCATGGTTTAGGATTGGCTTATGTTAAGGAAATTGTAGAAAAACATCATGGAACAGTATTTGTTGAGAGTGAAAAAGGAAAAGGAAGCATATTCACAGTTAAATTACCTTTAAATTAA
- a CDS encoding CdaR family protein yields MKTSQTISKSFLGFLGASFLIWVLITFSKEYKTVIEYEVNFINIPQKNILLETTPQKIASYVSGSGFRLFWSQLFDQKIKLDVSKFAKTSQNKTYVLPKNQLSNIQEQLMSGVEIENILKDTLYVKMGFLHTKKVPLKPNLNINFQVGYNLLGDVKVTPDSVLISGDENQLKSIQFLDLESLKLTNVKGNFSNKVAILKPSQSKSIKLTASKALISAKVDKFTEGSLQVPFKITNVPTDIKITTLSETVLVTFVVALSQFSRVSEASFIIECDYEMSTKNELGYLIPKIVLKPDFVDNIKIIPTKIDFLIQK; encoded by the coding sequence TTGAAAACTTCACAAACCATATCAAAATCATTTTTAGGATTTTTAGGAGCTTCTTTTTTGATTTGGGTGCTCATTACTTTTTCCAAAGAGTATAAAACCGTTATTGAGTATGAGGTAAATTTCATAAATATCCCTCAAAAAAACATCCTTTTAGAAACGACCCCACAAAAAATAGCTAGCTATGTGAGTGGTTCTGGATTTCGACTTTTTTGGTCACAACTTTTTGATCAAAAAATCAAATTAGATGTATCTAAATTTGCTAAAACCTCACAAAATAAAACGTATGTTTTACCAAAAAATCAATTGTCAAATATTCAAGAGCAATTGATGTCTGGTGTAGAAATTGAGAATATTTTAAAAGATACACTTTACGTAAAAATGGGGTTTTTACACACTAAAAAAGTTCCTTTAAAACCCAATTTGAATATCAATTTTCAAGTAGGATACAATCTTTTGGGAGATGTGAAAGTAACCCCAGATTCAGTTCTAATTTCTGGGGATGAAAATCAATTAAAATCAATTCAATTTCTTGATTTAGAAAGTTTGAAACTTACCAATGTTAAAGGCAATTTTTCAAATAAAGTAGCAATTTTAAAACCTTCGCAAAGTAAAAGTATAAAGTTAACTGCTTCAAAAGCACTAATCTCTGCAAAAGTTGATAAGTTTACAGAAGGAAGTTTACAGGTGCCATTTAAAATAACAAATGTTCCTACGGATATAAAAATAACTACCCTTTCAGAAACGGTTTTGGTGACTTTTGTGGTTGCATTGTCACAATTTTCTAGAGTTTCAGAAGCTTCCTTTATAATTGAATGCGATTATGAAATGTCTACCAAAAATGAGTTAGGATATTTGATTCCGAAAATAGTTTTAAAACCTGATTTTGTTGATAATATCAAGATAATTCCCACAAAAATTGATTTTTTAATACAGAAATAA
- a CDS encoding response regulator transcription factor — translation MGSKKILLVEDDPNFGTVLKDYLSLNDYNVTLAKDGIEGLIMFKNSDYDLCILDVMMPRKDGFSLAQDIRVTNKEIPIIFLTAKTLKEDVLKGYAVGADDYLNKPFDSEVLLHKIKAILQRKESDKTSESDQIFEFTIGSFSFNSKLRYLSSPSAIEPIKLSPKESKLLRMLAIHKNDLMPRELALTKIWRDDNYFTSRSMDVYIAKLRKYLKDDENVEILNIHGEGFRLIDKS, via the coding sequence ATGGGAAGTAAAAAAATTTTATTAGTAGAAGACGATCCAAACTTTGGAACCGTTTTAAAAGATTATTTGTCTTTAAATGACTACAATGTTACACTTGCAAAAGACGGAATTGAAGGCTTAATAATGTTTAAAAATAGCGATTATGATTTGTGCATTTTAGACGTTATGATGCCTCGTAAAGACGGATTTTCGTTAGCGCAAGACATTAGGGTAACCAATAAGGAAATTCCAATTATCTTTTTGACAGCAAAGACTTTAAAAGAAGATGTGTTAAAAGGATATGCAGTTGGTGCAGATGATTATTTAAATAAACCATTTGATTCAGAAGTATTATTGCATAAAATTAAAGCTATTTTACAACGTAAAGAATCAGACAAAACCTCAGAATCTGACCAAATTTTTGAATTTACAATCGGAAGTTTTTCGTTCAATTCTAAATTGCGTTATTTATCATCACCATCCGCAATAGAACCAATTAAATTATCGCCAAAAGAAAGTAAATTGTTACGAATGTTAGCAATTCACAAAAACGATTTAATGCCTCGCGAATTGGCTTTGACAAAAATCTGGAGAGATGACAATTATTTCACATCTAGAAGTATGGATGTTTACATTGCAAAATTGCGTAAATATTTAAAAGATGATGAAAATGTAGAAATTTTAAACATTCATGGAGAAGGATTTCGTTTGATTGATAAATCATAA